Proteins from a genomic interval of Rubinisphaera italica:
- a CDS encoding lactonase family protein, with translation MSNNSISRRSFLAILGLTAFVMQIDGLLLAEPQDVLATKSERIMAYVGTFSSPLGDVLPTQVDLPPGNGRGIHYFQVNHDSGKMTTAGFYEMGTSPSCLVVNAEHTRLYSSNETDRVGEGREGTVSAFSIDKADGHLTLLNTVSSGGDGPTYVSLHPSGRFLFVANYFGGSVAVLPILADGRLGKATDIKNDAGEIGPTKATHAPPGSFAFSGHDRTHAHMIQTDPAGKYVLHVDLGLDKIFVWKFDDQAGTLVPNDPPSISLPPGDGPRHFHFHPNGRWLYSIQEEGSTVVLFDYDAQKGTLSPRQTISSLPVGYAGSNFCSEILVSSDGKFVYAGNRLHDSIGIFSVGINGELKQVGNEWTRGNYPRSFNFDLTGRFLYCCNQRADNVTVFKVDHKSGGLEFTGYYTPVGNPSCIVFVNIGEHD, from the coding sequence ATGAGCAACAATTCCATATCTCGACGTTCGTTTTTGGCTATTCTTGGTTTGACCGCATTCGTCATGCAGATAGACGGATTACTTCTGGCGGAGCCTCAAGACGTTCTGGCAACCAAATCTGAACGAATAATGGCTTATGTCGGCACTTTCAGCTCTCCTCTGGGAGATGTCTTACCAACTCAAGTGGACCTTCCACCTGGAAATGGTCGTGGTATCCATTATTTCCAGGTGAATCACGATTCGGGAAAGATGACTACAGCTGGATTTTACGAAATGGGGACCAGTCCAAGCTGTCTCGTCGTGAATGCAGAGCATACGAGGCTCTATTCCAGTAACGAAACTGATCGTGTCGGAGAAGGCAGGGAAGGGACCGTCAGCGCATTTTCTATTGATAAAGCCGACGGACATTTGACTTTGCTCAATACGGTTTCATCTGGTGGTGATGGCCCAACTTATGTGAGTCTACATCCTTCGGGACGGTTCCTGTTTGTCGCTAACTATTTTGGCGGTTCGGTTGCGGTACTACCAATTCTGGCTGATGGCCGTTTAGGGAAGGCCACTGATATCAAGAATGATGCCGGCGAAATTGGTCCCACAAAGGCGACTCATGCACCTCCGGGAAGTTTTGCTTTCAGTGGGCATGACCGGACCCATGCACACATGATTCAGACAGATCCTGCCGGAAAATATGTCCTGCATGTCGATTTGGGACTCGATAAAATCTTTGTCTGGAAGTTCGATGATCAGGCAGGAACATTAGTACCTAATGATCCACCTTCGATTTCGTTACCCCCGGGCGATGGTCCACGTCACTTTCATTTTCATCCCAATGGCCGCTGGCTGTACTCAATCCAGGAAGAAGGCTCGACGGTCGTGCTTTTTGACTACGATGCCCAAAAGGGGACTCTATCTCCGCGTCAAACGATCTCTTCGCTGCCCGTCGGTTATGCCGGGAGTAATTTTTGTTCGGAAATACTGGTTTCATCCGATGGCAAATTTGTGTATGCAGGAAATCGGCTGCACGATAGCATCGGAATATTTTCAGTTGGAATAAACGGTGAACTTAAGCAAGTCGGAAACGAATGGACTCGAGGAAATTATCCCCGCAGTTTTAATTTCGATTTGACAGGCCGATTTCTCTACTGCTGCAATCAACGCGCCGATAATGTTACGGTTTTTAAAGTTGATCACAAATCAGGCGGTCTCGAATTCACCGGGTATTACACTCCGGTTGGTAATCCTTCGTGCATTGTTTTCGTTAATATTGGCGAACACGATTAG
- a CDS encoding DUF1501 domain-containing protein — translation MSCNNIELSTSRRDFLCNTGGGFGALAFAALSGQSLMAAGTENPVADKIPERIGKAKNVIWLFMEGGPSHLDLFDYKPAVNELAGKPLPDSFPRPVTAMGEANSPILECKRKWERHGESGLWISDWFPHHSKIADELCVIHSCVSDGINHAGGVCQMNTGAVFGGRPSLGAWVSYGLGHESESLPGFVVMKDSSAMVVNGARAWGSGFMPSSHQGVLFEPGVEPLRNLNNPKNVTSTQQQGKLDFINQLNRRHYVGRESNTELEARINSYEMAARMQTTAPEAIDLEQEPEHIKSMYGMDQKETEVYGRQCLLARRLVERGVRFIQLYSGAGSKWDSHSNIESNHSRLCKGVDQPIAALIADLKQRGLLDETLVIWGGEFGRTPMSEKGTGRDHNPTGFTMWMAGGGVKGGQTIGATDEVGLYAVEDKLHVHDIHATTMALLGMDHTKVVYMHKGRPERVDLNEGHVHSELVTGV, via the coding sequence ATGAGTTGTAATAATATCGAATTATCGACATCACGACGTGACTTCCTGTGCAATACGGGAGGTGGTTTTGGTGCATTGGCATTTGCAGCCCTGAGCGGGCAATCGCTGATGGCAGCCGGGACTGAAAACCCGGTTGCGGACAAGATTCCTGAACGTATTGGGAAAGCGAAAAATGTCATCTGGCTGTTCATGGAAGGGGGACCTAGTCACCTCGACCTGTTCGATTATAAACCGGCGGTCAATGAACTGGCCGGGAAGCCACTGCCCGACAGTTTTCCACGTCCTGTGACCGCGATGGGGGAGGCCAATTCTCCCATCCTCGAATGCAAACGCAAATGGGAACGGCACGGGGAAAGTGGATTGTGGATTTCAGACTGGTTCCCGCATCACAGTAAGATTGCTGATGAATTGTGCGTGATTCATTCCTGTGTTTCTGACGGGATCAATCATGCGGGTGGTGTCTGTCAGATGAATACCGGAGCGGTGTTTGGCGGTCGGCCTTCACTCGGTGCCTGGGTCTCTTATGGTCTTGGTCATGAGAGTGAAAGCTTACCTGGATTCGTTGTGATGAAGGACAGCTCTGCGATGGTGGTCAATGGAGCCCGCGCCTGGGGATCGGGATTCATGCCTTCGAGTCATCAGGGAGTTTTATTCGAACCGGGTGTGGAGCCATTACGAAATCTGAACAATCCGAAAAATGTGACTTCTACGCAGCAGCAGGGCAAGCTCGATTTTATCAATCAGCTCAATCGTCGACATTATGTCGGTCGCGAATCCAATACCGAACTTGAAGCTCGAATCAACAGTTACGAGATGGCTGCCCGTATGCAGACGACCGCACCCGAAGCGATTGATCTGGAGCAGGAACCCGAGCACATCAAATCCATGTACGGGATGGATCAGAAAGAGACCGAAGTTTACGGCCGCCAGTGCTTGCTCGCTCGAAGACTTGTCGAGCGCGGTGTGCGTTTCATTCAGCTCTACTCCGGAGCGGGGAGCAAATGGGATAGTCACAGCAATATTGAGTCGAACCATTCGCGACTTTGTAAAGGTGTCGACCAGCCGATTGCCGCTTTGATAGCTGACCTCAAACAGCGTGGTCTGCTGGATGAAACTCTCGTCATCTGGGGAGGTGAATTCGGTCGAACACCAATGAGCGAGAAGGGGACTGGTCGCGATCATAACCCGACAGGTTTCACTATGTGGATGGCTGGTGGCGGAGTCAAAGGGGGCCAGACAATTGGAGCGACCGATGAAGTTGGCCTGTATGCCGTCGAAGACAAACTGCACGTGCACGATATTCATGCGACAACAATGGCTCTACTCGGAATGGACCACACGAAAGTTGTTTATATGCACAAAGGCCGTCCTGAACGCGTCGACCTCAATGAAGGACATGTGCATTCAGAACTTGTCACGGGTGTTTGA
- a CDS encoding DUF1501 domain-containing protein: MERRQFLKQSGVLTGAALTSSSLLASPSPTAINIPKGKAEHCIFIWLGGGMAQIDTFDPKRKGNSKASPKVSGSEYNSIETAVPGVEFCEHLHRTAKLADRLTAMRTINHHLIDEHAFGTNFVHTGRVTTGSITYPSIGSVVGHLRGAANPDVPPYMLIGYPNVSRGPGFLGAKAGFVYLVDTESGPSGFSRPEDVTAQRLARRQQLLEPLTDRVPESSIIAQYREAQSEAMRLAGPDFMRHFRLQEESSDLRNAYGGEFGQRCLLARRLVQAGVRFIEVSHNLNFINGTGWDTHNEGQQNQHVLIQELDIALSALITDLEKQGILDKTLIALGTEFGRPAAYDGRGGRGHQGTCFSLLLAGGGLNHHGAYGVTDELSKKILENPVSVADYHATIHAAMGIDPTQELYAGSRPVPITDQGKPVAALFG, from the coding sequence ATGGAACGTCGACAATTTCTCAAACAATCTGGAGTATTGACTGGTGCTGCTCTGACCAGTTCGTCTCTGCTGGCATCACCTTCTCCGACGGCAATCAATATTCCCAAAGGAAAAGCAGAGCATTGCATATTTATCTGGCTGGGCGGTGGAATGGCGCAGATCGACACGTTCGATCCCAAACGCAAAGGCAATTCCAAAGCGTCTCCCAAAGTTTCCGGCTCGGAATATAATTCCATCGAGACAGCCGTCCCCGGGGTTGAGTTTTGCGAGCATTTGCATCGGACTGCGAAGCTCGCCGATCGCCTGACAGCGATGCGGACAATCAATCACCATCTGATTGACGAACACGCCTTCGGGACAAACTTCGTTCATACGGGGCGTGTCACAACGGGCAGTATTACATACCCTTCAATTGGATCGGTTGTTGGTCACTTGCGCGGCGCTGCAAACCCGGATGTTCCGCCTTACATGCTGATTGGCTATCCGAATGTCAGCCGTGGTCCTGGGTTCCTGGGGGCGAAGGCTGGATTTGTATATCTTGTCGATACTGAGAGTGGACCTTCCGGTTTTTCACGGCCCGAAGATGTCACTGCCCAACGTCTTGCTCGTCGTCAACAGTTACTCGAACCTTTAACTGATCGTGTTCCAGAGTCCTCGATTATTGCACAATATCGGGAGGCTCAATCCGAAGCGATGCGACTGGCTGGGCCCGATTTCATGCGTCACTTTCGGCTTCAGGAAGAATCCAGCGATTTACGCAACGCCTACGGCGGAGAGTTTGGACAACGCTGCCTGCTCGCTCGCAGACTTGTTCAGGCGGGCGTCCGTTTTATTGAAGTCTCACACAACCTGAACTTTATTAACGGCACAGGCTGGGACACCCACAACGAAGGCCAGCAAAACCAGCACGTGCTCATCCAAGAACTCGATATCGCTCTTTCAGCATTGATTACCGACCTTGAAAAGCAGGGGATCCTCGATAAAACACTGATTGCATTAGGCACCGAATTCGGACGACCAGCTGCATACGATGGTCGCGGTGGACGCGGACATCAGGGCACATGCTTCAGCTTATTACTGGCAGGTGGCGGATTGAATCATCACGGAGCCTACGGCGTGACCGATGAACTGAGCAAGAAAATCCTCGAAAATCCTGTCTCTGTTGCAGATTATCACGCCACTATTCACGCGGCGATGGGTATTGATCCCACTCAGGAACTCTATGCTGGCTCACGACCTGTGCCGATTACAGATCAGGGGAAACCTGTTGCTGCGTTGTTCGGGTGA
- a CDS encoding DUF1553 domain-containing protein produces MIFLVTASNALAAEPVLEWRFDGESQPGAWQGKFGAPASGPRQPRYPGFSTNNRGATFVGHEGWILVKDHERGGFTNVRYGAGETFAFEAWIKVKSISKGQMVYLMGKGRHGKLGENLGENNQNYAVRLQGTDGGASLGFLFASEDPKTKARDWHRWWSTPELALAGWHHLAVDFTFGKADSLHAYIDGKPVEGVWDMGGATTLPPVQDVDDLVIGTGQSRSSGVSFQGWMDNVVLYREPFSPEEMAERYVFIPPPPAVTRDMIPSGKVLVQISEEGVPEANSWPEEPQVTETYQEDVFGIFELPQKYISTGVRADRANPLHLRASAIVKLPAGKHRLLLRGRGAARLEIDGNLILETPMRPTDTGGHGLLSSQDKYLDLGPDFRFVPPGNRETWGEFESDGNEHFVILETLVGGLAGKNKLRSEPGETVVAVSLEGRESWSLLSPGDRQVKYTDEGWASYEAERRQWLAQVNAKARANCLANKSDYWNHRHSFAADWLASIEQVKVPELAEGYPANNAIDHFIAARIATVAKESSQVEAGGVDYFKDVRPILEKHCYDCHQGGKAQGGLRIDNHESMLTGGESEEPAIVPGKVDESILLERVSTEDDGMVMPPKGDRLSDQEIAILKNWIEGGAVWPQFDVASFTPTPLSEDLDFLRRVTLDTVGVTPTEEEIAEFQNDSPETRRANAIDRLLADPRWADHWTGYWLDVLAENPNIINPTLNNTGPFRWWIYESLLDNKPADLFATELIRMEGSERFGGPAGFATASQNDLPMAAKGIIVSSAFLGVQMKCARCHDAPSHVSMQEDLLQVAALLKQKTIKLPETSSVPAGRLEHTGRKPLIQVTLEPGVEIQPAWPFERYCDEAVADELAEHPDNPRDRLAALITAPQNERFAQVMVNRLWQRMMGRGLVESVSDWEMSDPSHPELLRWLGHQLVASGYDLKAVSRIILNSHAYQRATDTTLAETSPLFISPAPRRLTAEQIVDSVFHATGTPFDLEEVSLDVDSVRVTKTSITLGKPRRSWMLASTSNERDRPSLSLPRITAVANVLETFGWRGARQDPLSIRETDPNILQPAIYANGVMSIWLTRLSDRHGMTELALEDQPVEQLVDRIFLRLLTRLPSAEEKQRYVSFLSEGYSDRVIPESERVSPEHGPHEPVRYVSWSNHLDGAANVLASQKEAAARRGDPPTNALNEEWRLRMEDVVWAVLNAPEWIYTP; encoded by the coding sequence ATGATATTCTTGGTCACTGCCAGCAATGCACTGGCAGCTGAACCAGTTTTGGAATGGCGTTTTGATGGCGAATCTCAGCCTGGCGCCTGGCAGGGCAAATTCGGTGCTCCAGCTAGTGGGCCACGTCAACCTCGCTATCCAGGATTCTCGACTAACAATCGTGGAGCAACGTTCGTCGGCCACGAAGGTTGGATTCTCGTTAAGGATCACGAGCGTGGCGGCTTCACCAATGTTCGCTATGGAGCAGGGGAGACCTTCGCCTTCGAAGCCTGGATCAAAGTAAAATCCATCAGTAAGGGGCAGATGGTTTATTTGATGGGTAAGGGGCGCCATGGCAAGCTGGGTGAGAATTTAGGAGAGAATAATCAAAACTATGCGGTTCGCCTTCAGGGAACCGATGGCGGTGCCAGTTTAGGATTTCTGTTTGCCAGTGAAGATCCCAAAACAAAAGCACGTGACTGGCATCGCTGGTGGAGTACACCGGAATTGGCTCTCGCAGGATGGCATCATCTTGCTGTGGATTTTACGTTTGGCAAAGCGGACAGCTTGCATGCCTACATTGATGGTAAGCCAGTTGAGGGCGTCTGGGATATGGGGGGCGCGACAACACTGCCGCCCGTTCAGGATGTCGACGATCTTGTGATTGGAACCGGTCAAAGTCGTAGTTCAGGTGTATCTTTCCAGGGTTGGATGGATAATGTCGTCCTATATCGAGAGCCGTTTTCTCCAGAGGAAATGGCTGAGCGATATGTTTTTATCCCGCCACCACCTGCAGTGACGCGGGATATGATTCCTTCAGGTAAAGTTCTCGTGCAAATTAGTGAAGAGGGAGTTCCTGAGGCTAACAGTTGGCCAGAAGAGCCTCAAGTGACAGAGACGTATCAGGAAGATGTGTTCGGGATTTTCGAGCTGCCTCAAAAATATATTTCAACCGGAGTGAGAGCCGATCGGGCTAATCCACTGCATTTGAGAGCCTCGGCTATCGTCAAATTGCCAGCTGGGAAGCATCGTTTGCTGTTACGCGGACGTGGTGCTGCTCGTTTGGAGATTGATGGAAACCTGATTCTCGAAACGCCCATGCGTCCGACAGATACAGGCGGTCATGGATTACTTTCCTCGCAGGATAAATATCTCGATCTTGGTCCCGATTTCCGCTTTGTTCCTCCGGGCAACCGAGAAACCTGGGGAGAATTTGAATCCGACGGCAACGAGCATTTTGTGATTCTGGAAACTCTCGTGGGAGGGTTAGCTGGTAAGAACAAACTTCGCTCTGAACCTGGGGAAACGGTAGTCGCAGTCTCATTGGAAGGACGTGAATCCTGGTCGCTGCTTTCTCCTGGTGATCGACAGGTCAAGTATACCGATGAAGGTTGGGCCAGTTACGAAGCTGAGCGACGTCAATGGCTCGCTCAAGTGAATGCCAAAGCCAGAGCCAACTGTCTGGCGAACAAAAGCGATTATTGGAATCATCGCCATTCTTTCGCTGCTGATTGGCTGGCCAGTATCGAGCAAGTGAAGGTGCCGGAACTGGCAGAGGGATATCCCGCCAATAATGCGATCGATCATTTCATTGCCGCCCGAATTGCAACGGTTGCCAAAGAATCGAGTCAGGTCGAAGCTGGTGGTGTTGACTATTTCAAGGACGTTCGCCCGATTCTGGAGAAGCATTGTTACGACTGCCATCAAGGTGGTAAGGCTCAGGGAGGACTGCGGATTGATAATCATGAATCGATGCTGACTGGTGGCGAATCTGAGGAGCCTGCGATTGTGCCCGGCAAAGTTGATGAAAGTATTTTGCTGGAGCGTGTCAGCACAGAAGATGATGGCATGGTGATGCCGCCAAAAGGGGATCGGCTCTCCGATCAGGAAATTGCGATTCTCAAAAATTGGATCGAAGGGGGAGCTGTTTGGCCTCAATTTGATGTCGCCAGTTTCACACCGACTCCTCTCTCTGAAGATCTGGATTTTCTCCGTCGTGTCACCCTCGATACGGTTGGTGTCACACCAACAGAAGAGGAGATTGCCGAATTCCAGAATGATAGTCCTGAAACTCGTCGGGCCAATGCGATTGACCGATTGCTGGCTGATCCTCGCTGGGCCGATCATTGGACAGGCTATTGGCTGGATGTGCTTGCTGAGAATCCGAATATCATCAACCCGACGTTAAACAACACTGGGCCTTTCCGCTGGTGGATTTACGAATCGCTGCTCGACAATAAGCCGGCTGATCTCTTCGCAACCGAACTGATTCGCATGGAAGGGAGTGAACGTTTTGGCGGACCGGCTGGGTTTGCGACTGCTTCCCAAAACGATTTGCCGATGGCTGCCAAAGGAATTATCGTCAGTTCCGCCTTTCTTGGCGTGCAGATGAAATGTGCCCGTTGTCACGATGCTCCTTCGCATGTCTCGATGCAAGAGGATTTACTGCAAGTCGCGGCACTATTAAAGCAGAAAACCATCAAGCTGCCTGAGACCAGTAGCGTCCCAGCGGGACGTTTGGAACATACCGGACGCAAACCTTTGATACAGGTGACACTCGAGCCTGGTGTTGAAATTCAACCGGCCTGGCCTTTCGAGCGTTATTGCGACGAAGCAGTCGCCGATGAGTTGGCGGAACATCCCGATAACCCTCGTGACAGGCTCGCCGCCCTGATTACCGCTCCCCAGAATGAGCGTTTTGCTCAGGTGATGGTGAATCGGCTCTGGCAAAGAATGATGGGGCGAGGTCTGGTCGAGAGTGTCTCCGATTGGGAAATGAGTGATCCTTCGCATCCCGAGTTATTGCGTTGGCTTGGTCATCAGTTGGTCGCATCGGGTTACGATCTGAAAGCTGTCAGTCGAATTATTCTGAATTCTCATGCCTATCAGCGGGCGACTGACACGACGCTGGCAGAAACGAGTCCGCTCTTTATTTCCCCGGCTCCACGCCGCTTGACTGCGGAACAAATCGTTGATTCCGTGTTCCATGCCACGGGGACTCCGTTTGACCTGGAAGAAGTCAGTCTGGATGTGGACAGTGTAAGAGTGACTAAAACTTCGATAACGCTCGGCAAACCGCGTCGATCATGGATGCTGGCTTCAACGTCCAATGAACGCGATCGTCCCAGCCTTTCCCTGCCGCGGATTACTGCCGTGGCAAATGTATTGGAAACCTTTGGCTGGCGAGGAGCCCGACAGGATCCCCTCAGTATTCGCGAAACAGATCCCAATATTCTTCAACCAGCGATTTACGCAAACGGCGTCATGAGCATTTGGCTCACTCGTCTGAGTGATCGTCACGGAATGACTGAGCTTGCGCTGGAGGATCAACCTGTTGAACAGCTCGTTGATCGAATCTTCCTCCGACTACTGACTCGATTGCCATCGGCTGAAGAAAAACAGCGCTATGTCAGCTTTTTATCGGAAGGCTACAGCGATCGAGTGATTCCTGAATCGGAGCGGGTGAGTCCAGAACATGGTCCTCATGAACCGGTTCGGTATGTCTCCTGGTCGAATCATCTGGACGGTGCAGCAAATGTCCTTGCGTCCCAGAAAGAAGCCGCTGCCCGTCGTGGAGATCCACCGACTAACGCATTGAACGAGGAATGGCGTCTTCGTATGGAAGATGTCGTCTGGGCCGTTTTGAATGCTCCCGAATGGATTTATACACCGTAA
- a CDS encoding sulfatase: MPVSVLCAAENSPKSQPNIILFLVDDMGWMDSTPYGSQYYETPHMQELAHQSMRFTDAYAIPLCSPTRACILSGQYSSRHGVTSASGHQPAAPEGADPYPASASPNKQFLYANSKNYLDPNIDTLAEVLKEAGYQTGHFGKWHLGLSQEHWPDKHGFDVAFHAQPSPGPPSYFSPYGVDKDGKPSGRHHVGTITDGPKGEYITDRLTDEAIKFVEDNQNKPFFLNLWHYGVHGPWGHKEEYTKQFAQKEDPRGEQRNPIMASMLKSVDESLGRLMNRLDELGLTENTLFIFYSDNGGNVHSRTYDDPKLTKIKEGHPQFEEIQNWRKWAGGEPPTNNAPLCEGKGRIYEGGQRVPLMVRWPGHIQPGTTSDEIVGPIDLYPTILDAAGLKTPESHIVDGESLIPVLEQTDNLKREAYFTWFPHLIPAVSVRQGDWKLIRRFEPHSIYPAIRELYNLKEDVGESNNLAMQKPDKVKQLDALIDQFVKETGALYPKPNPAYHVKKEVEVTAGLVPRSCKLVKAEGAIRIIGEGRFPFLGTASVKLSGPLKLNITVRNTAGGEGKVQWKTRNQQNFPETGQSIIFTLPASETRQTIPINLPIEGQAQIVRIYLPVQETPLEVELIQFQDDQGHTKNWDFHDIIPR; this comes from the coding sequence TTGCCTGTATCGGTACTCTGTGCTGCAGAAAACAGTCCGAAATCTCAGCCGAATATTATCCTCTTTCTGGTGGATGACATGGGGTGGATGGACAGCACACCTTACGGATCGCAGTATTACGAAACGCCGCATATGCAGGAGTTGGCCCATCAATCCATGCGATTCACTGATGCGTATGCCATACCGCTCTGCTCGCCAACGCGGGCTTGTATTTTAAGTGGCCAATATTCATCCCGACACGGCGTGACTTCTGCAAGTGGACATCAACCTGCTGCTCCTGAAGGTGCTGATCCCTATCCGGCGAGTGCTTCACCCAACAAACAATTCCTGTATGCCAACAGCAAGAACTATCTCGATCCCAACATTGACACCTTAGCTGAAGTTCTCAAAGAAGCCGGATATCAGACAGGGCACTTTGGAAAATGGCATTTGGGTTTAAGTCAGGAACACTGGCCTGACAAGCACGGCTTCGACGTGGCGTTTCACGCACAACCGAGCCCCGGTCCTCCCAGTTACTTTTCACCCTATGGGGTGGATAAAGATGGCAAGCCCTCCGGACGTCATCATGTCGGCACAATTACTGACGGCCCCAAAGGTGAATACATCACAGATCGACTCACCGATGAAGCGATCAAGTTTGTCGAAGACAATCAGAACAAGCCATTCTTTCTCAACTTATGGCACTATGGCGTGCATGGTCCCTGGGGGCACAAGGAAGAGTACACAAAACAATTTGCCCAAAAGGAAGATCCACGAGGCGAACAGCGTAATCCGATCATGGCCTCGATGCTCAAAAGCGTCGATGAAAGTCTTGGCCGATTGATGAATCGACTGGATGAACTCGGTCTGACTGAAAACACGTTATTTATTTTCTATTCTGACAACGGCGGAAACGTCCACAGTCGCACATACGACGATCCTAAGCTTACCAAAATTAAGGAAGGGCATCCTCAGTTTGAGGAGATTCAGAATTGGCGAAAATGGGCCGGTGGGGAACCTCCAACGAACAATGCTCCGCTCTGTGAGGGCAAGGGACGTATTTACGAAGGTGGCCAACGCGTTCCTCTGATGGTCCGCTGGCCAGGGCACATCCAACCAGGGACCACGAGTGATGAAATCGTCGGGCCGATTGACTTGTACCCGACAATTCTCGATGCCGCTGGTCTGAAGACGCCAGAGTCTCACATCGTCGATGGAGAGTCGCTGATTCCCGTATTAGAACAAACAGACAACCTCAAACGAGAGGCGTATTTCACATGGTTTCCCCACCTGATTCCTGCAGTCTCAGTCCGTCAAGGTGACTGGAAACTGATTAGACGGTTTGAACCACACTCCATTTATCCTGCAATTCGGGAGCTATATAATCTCAAAGAAGATGTCGGCGAGTCGAATAATCTGGCGATGCAAAAGCCAGACAAAGTAAAGCAGTTGGATGCCCTGATCGACCAGTTCGTGAAAGAGACCGGGGCACTCTACCCAAAGCCGAATCCAGCTTATCATGTAAAAAAAGAGGTTGAGGTTACTGCAGGACTTGTGCCCAGAAGTTGCAAGCTTGTTAAAGCCGAGGGAGCGATCCGAATTATAGGAGAAGGTCGGTTTCCTTTTCTCGGGACTGCCAGTGTGAAGTTAAGTGGGCCGCTGAAACTAAACATCACAGTTCGCAACACCGCAGGCGGCGAAGGCAAAGTACAGTGGAAGACGAGAAACCAACAGAACTTTCCTGAGACGGGACAGTCCATTATTTTCACATTGCCTGCATCTGAGACACGGCAAACGATTCCCATTAATCTGCCGATTGAAGGTCAGGCGCAGATTGTCCGAATCTATTTACCTGTGCAGGAGACGCCACTCGAAGTCGAGTTGATTCAGTTCCAGGACGATCAAGGCCATACAAAAAACTGGGATTTTCATGATATCATTCCTCGCTAA